Genomic window (Rhodococcoides fascians A25f):
GCTGATCGCTGGTGTAGGCGTGAATAGTGGTCATCAAGCCCGATTCGACCCCGAAGGCATCGTGAAGGACCTTCACCATCGGCGCAAGGCAGTTGGTTGTGCACGAACCGTTGGAGAACACGTCGGCGGCGAGGTCGATCGAGTCGTCGTTGACACCGAGCACCACAGCTGGGACGGCGGCTCCGGCGGGTGCGGAAATGATCACTTTGCGGGCACCTGCAGCGAGGTGGTTGCGGGCACTGGCCCTGTCGGTGAACCGGCCCGTGGCCTCGATCACGACGTCGACATCTTCTTGGCCCCAGGGGATCCGGGACGGGTCACGTTCAGACGTCACGCGAATCGTGGACCCGTTCACGGCGATGCTGTTCCCGTCGACCTCGACACCGGCGAGGTGCCCGGCCACGGAGTCCCACTCGAGCAGTGTCGCGAGTGTGGCGGCGTCGGTGAGGTCGTTGATCGCGACGACCCGAACGTCTGCTCGGCTTTGCAGCGCGGCGCGTAGGTAGCTGCGGCCGATGCGGCC
Coding sequences:
- the gap gene encoding type I glyceraldehyde-3-phosphate dehydrogenase, which translates into the protein MTVRIGINGFGRIGRSYLRAALQSRADVRVVAINDLTDAATLATLLEWDSVAGHLAGVEVDGNSIAVNGSTIRVTSERDPSRIPWGQEDVDVVIEATGRFTDRASARNHLAAGARKVIISAPAGAAVPAVVLGVNDDSIDLAADVFSNGSCTTNCLAPMVKVLHDAFGVESGLMTTIHAYTSDQRLHDAPHSDPRRARAAALSTIPTSSGAAGTIGRIIPELDGKLTAVSLRVPVPVGSITDLSAILSRPAGPEEINTAFRSAAQSPQLSPYLAYSEAPLVSADIVGNSHSAIFDAPLTQAVGNHVKIFAWYDNEWGFSNRLVELSERLTS